In one Drosophila pseudoobscura strain MV-25-SWS-2005 chromosome X, UCI_Dpse_MV25, whole genome shotgun sequence genomic region, the following are encoded:
- the LOC4813126 gene encoding protein terminus-like, which produces MPFDIMYDDEPISSFVFTNEATTQTFHHRWYAQGQMHECATCYSCIDADEPPSQHWVRGGENSQGLKLSKQQQAVLDIIEARQIETFFLCDESAKDKLDHFMGETCARGVPELLRWMFHNNTFSVEFNLACYVNVMNQVLIFQSGNLRVDHHYDIEECVSVVYEMIMQRIENYLSCNSEHGLDECSITRIRVQVKRQRQDAESPAMESSFALPLQLRQEEGSSSSSSSSTTSEAELTSLKAAYLKHYRECLGYFPPNMRVNLHGLQQCKTTKELYVVPYHISETLQQLPNKNFLILNDIMGQFQRLHELPTPIMGSAPASVPPTASPTSPTRPLQCRRCRTHFTRRSKLHIHQQLHCGQDFSVDSMHADIVEIYEQCLPISRNVFQYACYGITKPKTVMRKGQFVPIECDWRSESSVKVQHGPCVVISNAQHSSPYKYL; this is translated from the coding sequence ATGCCATTTGACATCATGTACGACGACGAGCCCATTTCGAGCTTTGTGTTCACCAATGAGGCAACGACACAAACATTCCACCATCGCTGGTATGCCCAGGGCCAGATGCACGAGTGTGCCACCTGCTATAGTTGCATAGACGCCGATGAGCCGCCTAGCCAGCACTGGGTACGTGGCGGCGAGAACTCGCAGGGCCTCAAGCTGAGCAAGCAACAGCAGGCCGTGCTCGACATCATCGAGGCGCGCCAGATAGAGACCTTCTTCTTGTGCGACGAGAGCGCCAAGGACAAGCTAGATCACTTCATGGGCGAAACCTGTGCCAGGGGAGTGCCCGAGCTGCTGCGCTGGATGTTCCACAACAACACGTTCAGCGTGGAGTTCAATCTGGCCTGCTACGTGAACGTTATGAACCAGGTGCTGATCTTCCAGAGCGGCAACCTCAGGGTGGATCATCACTATGACATAGAAGAGTGCGTGAGTGTGGTCTACGAGATGATAATGCAAAGGATCGAGAATTACCTGAGCTGCAACAGTGAGCATGGACTGGACGAGTGCAGCATTACCAGAATACGGGTGCAAGTGAAAAGACAGCGGCAGGATGCCGAATCCCCAGCCATGGAGTCATCGTTTGCCCTGCCCCTTCAGCTGAGACAGGAGGAGGggtccagttccagttccagttccagcaCTACCAGCGAAGCCGAGCTGACCAGTCTCAAGGCCGCCTACCTGAAGCACTACCGCGAATGCCTCGGCTACTTTCCACCCAACATGCGCGTCAATCTCCATGGCCTGCAGCAGTGCAAAACCACCAAGGAGCTCTATGTAGTGCCGTATCACATCAGCGAGACGCTGCAACAGTTGCCCAATAAGAATTTCCTCATTCTGAACGACATCATGGGCCAGTTCCAGCGACTGCACGAGCTGCCAACTCCCATTATGGGCTCCGCACCAGCGTCAGTGCCACCAACAGCATCGCCGACCTCGCCCACCCGTCCCCTGCAGTGTCGTCGGTGTCGCACTCATTTTACGCGCCGCAGCAAGTTGCACATCCACCAGCAGCTCCACTGCGGCCAGGACTTCTCCGTGGACAGCATGCACGCGGATATTGTCGAGATCTACGAGCAGTGTCTGCCCATTTCTCGCAATGTCTTCCAATACGCCTGCTATGGCATCACCAAGCCCAAGACGGTCATGCGGAAGGGCCAGTTTGTGCCAATCGAGTGCGATTGGCGCAGCGAGAGCTCGGTGAAAGTGCAGCACGGACCGTGCGTGGTCATCAGTAATGCTCAACATAGTAGTccctataaatatttgtaa
- the AstC-R1 gene encoding somatostatin receptor type 5 gives MLTWLIMMRLLHSARGGGEGPSTDSYPNTTAWNESLFTTELSQRWDSGRGSTIQPEEPPLYSTDLPTYEHCIATRNSLADLFTVVLYGIVCIVGLFGNTLVIYVVLRFSKMQTVTNIYILNLAIADECFLIGIPFLLYTMRICSWRFGEFMCKAYMVSTSITSFTSSIFLLIMSADRYIAVCHPISSPRYRTLHIAKIVSAVAWSTSAVLMLPVILYASTVEQEDGINYSCNIMWPDAYKKHSGTTFILYTFFLGFATPLCFILSFYYLVIRKLKSVGPKQATKSKEKRRAHRKVTRLVLTVITVYICCWLPHWISQLALINSNPAQRDLSRLEILIFLLLGALVYSNSAVNPILYAFLSENFRKSFFKAFTCMTQQDINAQLHLEPSVFTKQGSRRRGGSKRLLTANAQAPQLQPNNAGNNNSSTATSSTTTAEKTASTGAQGKSSSSNGKLATAPKAHPRDPENLIICLGEQQGEAFCTMARRGSGAMQQTDL, from the coding sequence ATGTTGACCTGGCTAATAATGATGAGGCTGCTGCATTCGGCCCGGGGGGGAGGCGAGGGGCCGTCAACCGATTCGTATCCAAACACCACGGCCTGGAACGAGAGCCTCTTCACCACAGAACTAAGCCAACGGTGGGACAGCGGCAGGGGCTCCACGATCCAGCCAGAGGAGCCACCGCTCTACAGCACGGACCTGCCCACGTACGAGCATTGCATAGCCACCAGGAACTCGCTGGCGGACCTGTTCACGGTGGTGCTGTACGGAATCGTGTGCATCGTGGGGCTGTTTGGGAACACGCTCGTGATCTATGTGGTGCTGAGGTTCTCCAAGATGCAGACGGTGACCAATATCTACATCCTGAATCTGGCCATAGCGGACGAGTGCTTCCTGATCGGCATACCCTTTCTGCTCTACACGATGCGCATCTGCAGCTGGCGCTTCGGGGAGTTCATGTGCAAGGCCTATATGGTGAGCACCTCCATCACATCGTTCACCTCGTCGATCTTCCTGCTGATCATGTCCGCGGACAGGTATATAGCCGTCTGTCATCCGATATCCTCGCCCCGATATCGCACCCTGCACATAGCCAAGATCGTGTCGGCCGTGGCCTGGTCCACGTCCGCCGTACTGATGCTTCCGGTGATCCTATACGCGAGCACCGTGGAGCAGGAGGATGGCATCAACTACTCGTGCAACATTATGTGGCCGGATGCGTATAAGAAACATTCGGGCACAACATTCATTCTGTACACCTTTTTCCTGGGCTTCGCCACGCCGCTCTGCTTCATTCTCAGCTTCTACTATCTGGTCATACGGAAACTGAAGTCCGTGGGGCCCAAGCAGGCGACCAAGTCCAAGGAGAAGCGGCGGGCCCATCGCAAGGTCACGCGACTGGTGCTGACCGTCATTACGGTGTacatctgctgctggctgccgcacTGGATATCCCAGCTGGCGTTGATCAACTCGAACCCGGCTCAGCGCGACCTGTCGCGCCTGGAGATACTCAtcttcctgctgctgggcgCCCTCGTCTACTCGAATTCGGCCGTCAACCCCATTCTGTACGCCTTCCTGAGCGAGAACTTCCGCAAGAGCTTCTTCAAGGCCTTCACCTGCATGACCCAGCAGGACATCAATGCCCAGCTGCACCTGGAGCCGAGCGTGTTCACCAAGCAGGgcagtcgtcgtcgtggtGGCTCCAAGCGGCTCCTCACCGCCAATGCCCAGgcgccgcagctgcagcccaACAATGCGGGCAACAATAATTCCTCGACGGCCACCTCCTCCACAACGACGGCGGAGAAGACCGCATCGACAGGGGCCCAGGGGAAGTCCAGCAGCTCCAATGGCAAATTAGCCACAGCTCCCAAAGCACACCCCAGGGACCCGGAGAATCTGATCATCTGCCTGGGGGAGCAGCAGGGGGAGGCCTTCTGCACCATGGCCAGGCGGGGTTCCGGTGCGATGCAGCAAACGGATTTGTAA